The following proteins come from a genomic window of Mycolicibacterium rufum:
- a CDS encoding acyl-CoA dehydrogenase family protein, whose product MQLALTPEEAAFRDELRTFYTTEIPAEIRERSRAGTEISKDDIVTTHRILNDHGLAVPSWPVEWGGKDWTPTQHQIWLDEMQLACVPEPLNFNAKMVGPVIAEFGSQAVKERFLPPTASLDIWWCQGFSEPEAGSDLASLRTTALRDGDSYVVNGQKTWTTLGQYADWIFCLVRTDPNAPKKQAGISFLLIDLDTPGITMRPIKLVDGSVEVNEVFFEDVRVPAENLVGEENQGWSYAKFLLGNERTGIAQVGRTKVKLAEVKERAKANGLLSDPLFAARLADAENDVLALELTQMRVASGSKGGKPNPASSVLKLRGSQLQQLATELMMEVAGPDILPFPNGAEIASPEWAQHSAPRYLNYRKTSIYGGSNEVQRTIISSTILGL is encoded by the coding sequence ATGCAGCTGGCACTGACACCCGAGGAAGCCGCCTTCCGCGACGAGCTTCGCACCTTCTATACGACCGAGATTCCGGCCGAGATCCGAGAACGCAGTCGCGCGGGCACGGAGATCAGCAAGGACGACATCGTCACGACGCACCGGATCCTCAACGACCACGGCCTCGCCGTGCCCAGCTGGCCGGTCGAGTGGGGTGGCAAGGACTGGACGCCGACCCAGCACCAGATCTGGCTCGACGAGATGCAGCTGGCCTGCGTTCCCGAGCCGCTGAACTTCAACGCCAAGATGGTCGGTCCGGTGATCGCCGAGTTCGGCTCGCAGGCCGTCAAGGAACGCTTCCTGCCGCCCACCGCGTCGCTCGACATCTGGTGGTGCCAGGGGTTCTCGGAACCCGAGGCCGGCTCGGACCTCGCCTCGCTGCGCACCACGGCGCTGCGCGACGGCGACAGCTACGTGGTCAACGGGCAGAAGACCTGGACGACGCTGGGTCAGTACGCGGACTGGATCTTCTGCCTGGTCCGCACCGACCCCAACGCCCCGAAGAAGCAGGCCGGCATCTCGTTCCTGCTCATCGACCTCGACACCCCCGGCATCACGATGCGACCGATCAAGCTGGTCGACGGCAGCGTCGAGGTGAACGAAGTGTTCTTCGAGGACGTCCGGGTGCCCGCGGAGAACCTGGTCGGCGAGGAGAACCAGGGCTGGTCGTACGCGAAGTTCCTGCTGGGCAACGAGCGCACCGGCATCGCCCAGGTCGGCCGTACCAAGGTGAAGCTCGCCGAGGTCAAGGAACGCGCCAAGGCCAACGGCCTGCTCTCCGACCCGCTGTTCGCCGCGCGCCTGGCCGATGCCGAAAACGACGTGCTGGCATTGGAACTGACGCAGATGCGGGTGGCCTCGGGGTCCAAGGGCGGCAAGCCCAACCCGGCATCGTCGGTGCTGAAGCTGCGCGGCAGCCAGCTGCAGCAGCTCGCCACCGAGCTGATGATGGAGGTGGCAGGCCCCGACATCCTGCCGTTCCCGAACGGCGCCGAGATCGCCTCACCGGAGTGGGCGCAGCACAGCGCGCCGCGCTACCTCAACTACCGCAAGACCTCGATCTACGGCGGCAGCAACGAGGTCCAGCGCACCATCATCTCGTCGACCATCCTCGGACTGTAG
- a CDS encoding sterol desaturase family protein has protein sequence MSTPTRAGRRHVTLVDAAREFGRHPTPWMIGATLVVAVGARLLAGDWTWADAVIPVVMLAVFPFFEWVVHVCILHWRPRRIGALRIDPLLARKHREHHVDPRDVDLIFIPWQALLWVLPLAVAVALLAFPRAGLGLTFLTTLTVLGLCYEWCHYLVHSDYKPKTAVYRSIWRNHRQHHFKNEHFWFTVTSAGTADRVLGTYPDPAAVVTSPTAKNLHGQPS, from the coding sequence ATGAGCACCCCTACCCGTGCGGGTCGCCGACACGTCACGCTGGTCGACGCCGCCCGCGAGTTCGGACGGCACCCCACGCCGTGGATGATCGGCGCGACACTGGTCGTAGCCGTGGGGGCGCGCCTTCTGGCGGGCGACTGGACGTGGGCCGACGCCGTCATCCCGGTCGTGATGCTCGCCGTGTTCCCGTTCTTCGAATGGGTGGTGCACGTCTGCATCCTGCATTGGCGGCCGCGCCGGATCGGCGCGCTGCGCATCGATCCGCTGCTCGCGCGCAAGCACCGCGAGCACCATGTCGACCCGCGGGACGTCGACCTGATCTTCATTCCCTGGCAGGCGCTGCTGTGGGTGCTGCCGCTCGCGGTCGCCGTCGCGCTGCTCGCCTTCCCCCGCGCAGGACTGGGCCTGACGTTCCTGACCACCCTGACGGTGCTGGGACTGTGCTACGAGTGGTGCCACTACCTCGTGCACAGCGACTACAAGCCCAAAACCGCGGTGTACCGGTCGATCTGGCGCAACCACCGGCAACACCACTTCAAGAACGAGCACTTCTGGTTCACCGTCACCAGCGCGGGCACCGCCGATCGCGTGCTGGGCACCTATCCGGATCCCGCGGCGGTCGTCACGTCGCCGACCGCCAAGAACCTGCACGGGCAGCCGTCCTGA
- a CDS encoding acyl-CoA dehydrogenase family protein, which translates to MDFQFSEEQTLLRDTTREMLTRAYDPESRLKALDTELGWSREVWGQLAEVGVLGLGFDEDAGGQIEIHAVLVEAGRRLAPEPLLHAALGPGAVIAEVGSAEQRALLDEVAAGERLLAFAHTEPGMRRPTAAVSTTAAREGDSWTLRGRKNPVLAGDCADTLVVSATLPDGGTGLFLVDAGAVTRRAYRTFDGQRGAEIDLDGAAAEPLGEAVDASAVIERALVRFTSGLCSEALGAMEEALRLTTEYLTQRKQFGVTLNKFQTLTQRAADMYVSLELARSMALYAAMSIADGDLDPTIAARAKLQIGRSGRHVSQEAIQLHGGIGVTAEYPVGHYAARLTAIEQMLGSSQDHLHTLVGQLDGYEVVTL; encoded by the coding sequence ATGGACTTCCAATTCAGCGAAGAGCAGACGCTGCTGCGTGACACCACCCGCGAGATGCTCACGCGCGCTTACGATCCCGAGAGCCGTCTGAAGGCGCTCGACACCGAGCTCGGCTGGAGCCGCGAGGTGTGGGGCCAGCTGGCCGAAGTCGGCGTGCTGGGGCTCGGGTTCGACGAGGACGCCGGTGGTCAAATCGAGATCCACGCCGTGCTCGTCGAGGCCGGCCGCCGGCTGGCGCCCGAGCCGCTGTTGCACGCCGCGTTGGGCCCCGGCGCCGTGATCGCCGAGGTGGGCAGCGCCGAGCAGCGCGCCCTGCTCGACGAGGTCGCCGCCGGCGAACGCCTGCTGGCCTTCGCCCACACCGAGCCGGGAATGCGCCGGCCCACCGCCGCGGTGTCGACAACGGCTGCGCGCGAGGGTGATTCGTGGACGCTGCGCGGGCGCAAGAACCCCGTCCTGGCCGGCGACTGTGCCGACACCCTGGTGGTCAGTGCGACCCTGCCCGACGGCGGCACCGGGCTGTTCCTGGTCGATGCCGGCGCCGTGACGCGCCGGGCCTACCGCACCTTCGACGGCCAGCGGGGAGCCGAGATCGACCTCGACGGGGCGGCCGCCGAGCCGCTGGGCGAGGCCGTGGACGCGTCCGCGGTGATCGAGCGCGCGCTGGTGCGGTTCACCTCGGGCCTGTGCTCCGAAGCCCTGGGCGCGATGGAGGAGGCGCTGCGGCTGACCACCGAGTACCTCACCCAGCGCAAGCAGTTCGGCGTCACGCTGAACAAGTTCCAGACGCTGACCCAGCGCGCGGCCGACATGTACGTCTCGCTCGAGCTGGCGCGCAGCATGGCGCTCTACGCGGCGATGTCGATCGCCGACGGCGATCTCGACCCGACCATCGCCGCGCGAGCCAAGCTGCAGATCGGCCGTTCGGGCCGGCATGTCAGCCAGGAGGCGATCCAGCTGCACGGCGGCATCGGGGTCACCGCGGAGTATCCGGTGGGCCACTACGCGGCCCGGCTGACGGCGATCGAGCAGATGCTGGGCTCCTCGCAGGACCATCTGCACACGCTCGTGGGTCAGCTCGACGGGTACGAGGTCGTCACGCTCTGA
- a CDS encoding FadR/GntR family transcriptional regulator — translation MALRPVHRRSVPEDVFDQVMSDVLNGEMQPGEALPSERRLAEVLGVSRPAIREALKRLAAAGLVEVRQGGATTVRDFRRTAGLDLLPQLLMRGGELDLAVIRSILETRLHNGPKVAELAAQRRGPQTREDLEAAVQALAEQTDPVAAQRRALDFWDLVVDGAESIAFRLMFNTLRATYEPVLPALAAVMISEVGQVDAYRALADAIVHGDASAAHDNAHQLLEPATTALLAALNRLEESR, via the coding sequence ATGGCTCTGCGACCGGTGCACCGACGCTCGGTGCCCGAGGACGTCTTCGACCAGGTGATGTCCGACGTGCTCAACGGGGAGATGCAGCCCGGCGAGGCTTTGCCCAGCGAGCGGCGGCTCGCTGAGGTGCTCGGGGTGTCACGGCCGGCGATCCGGGAGGCGCTCAAGAGGCTGGCGGCCGCGGGACTCGTCGAGGTCCGGCAGGGCGGCGCGACGACAGTGCGGGACTTCCGGCGCACGGCCGGGCTGGATCTGCTCCCGCAACTGCTGATGCGCGGCGGCGAACTCGACCTCGCGGTGATCCGCAGCATCCTCGAGACCCGGCTGCACAACGGACCCAAGGTCGCTGAACTGGCGGCTCAGCGCCGCGGCCCGCAGACACGCGAGGATCTCGAGGCCGCCGTGCAGGCCCTGGCGGAGCAGACCGATCCCGTTGCCGCGCAACGGCGTGCGCTCGACTTCTGGGACCTCGTCGTCGACGGGGCCGAATCGATCGCGTTCCGCCTCATGTTCAACACGCTGCGCGCCACCTACGAGCCGGTCCTGCCCGCGCTCGCCGCGGTGATGATCAGCGAGGTGGGCCAGGTCGATGCCTACCGCGCGCTGGCCGACGCGATCGTGCACGGCGACGCTTCTGCTGCCCACGACAACGCCCACCAGCTGCTGGAGCCCGCGACCACCGCGTTGCTGGCTGCCCTGAACCGATTGGAGGAGAGCCGATGA
- a CDS encoding NAD-binding protein, translated as MVGHTIVSGHDALAVRIAEELRSAGATVTVIDRADQLAAAGIDTAASVVCAGPDDAANLEIALLARRLSTSVRVVTRLANGVLRESMAAGNGPGAVLDVADLAAPSVVEACLQRTTHSIAAGDLQFVVSGAVTPRSGTLRDIYGDLAPVAVVRGDNSSTPGELVACPGRDLHVDDGDWVAMIGTEDELAADGPVAGARAAGPRRSPLTRIGNAARGFHEDVNPNFYRALSASLGLLVGSTILLWLTYDMPGMSFVDALYFSTETIATVGYGDFSFSGQPTWLRLFSIVLMFAGITTTAVLVAFVADLLLSRRMAYSAGRRKVRELQNHMIVVGLGSFGVRVASDLKAAGHDVAVVELNDENRYLSAAADMGIPVIFGDATLPSTLESARIHDAVAVAVLTDDDMVNIETAIVSRERCKDRPFYVPVVLRVFDRALGAAVAHRFRFANVLSTVELAAPWFIGAALGLTVFGTFSVGQASFMVGGVRVGARSELDGIRMAELSTQTRVVAIVGRDGARELHPRRDSQLRAGDIAYLVGPYRELLDTLRKGQGSSAASALN; from the coding sequence ATGGTCGGCCACACCATCGTCAGCGGGCACGACGCGCTGGCGGTGCGTATCGCCGAGGAGTTGCGCAGCGCCGGCGCGACGGTGACCGTGATCGACCGGGCCGATCAGCTGGCCGCAGCCGGGATCGACACCGCCGCGTCGGTGGTGTGCGCCGGGCCTGACGACGCCGCCAACCTCGAGATCGCGCTGCTGGCCCGTCGTCTCAGTACGTCGGTGCGTGTAGTGACCCGGCTGGCCAACGGGGTGCTGCGGGAGTCGATGGCGGCCGGGAACGGACCGGGCGCCGTCCTCGACGTCGCCGACCTCGCCGCCCCGTCGGTCGTCGAGGCCTGCCTGCAGCGCACCACGCACTCCATCGCCGCGGGTGACCTCCAATTCGTCGTGTCCGGCGCCGTCACACCGCGGTCGGGAACGCTGCGCGACATCTACGGTGACCTCGCGCCCGTGGCCGTCGTCCGCGGTGACAATTCCTCGACGCCCGGGGAACTGGTGGCCTGCCCCGGACGTGACCTGCACGTCGACGACGGTGACTGGGTGGCCATGATCGGCACCGAGGACGAGTTGGCCGCTGACGGCCCCGTGGCCGGCGCGCGGGCGGCGGGACCGCGCCGCTCGCCGCTCACCCGAATCGGCAACGCGGCGCGCGGGTTCCATGAGGACGTCAACCCCAACTTCTACCGGGCCCTGTCGGCGTCGCTGGGCCTGCTCGTCGGATCCACCATCCTGTTGTGGCTCACCTACGACATGCCGGGCATGAGTTTCGTCGACGCCCTGTACTTCTCGACCGAGACGATCGCGACGGTCGGCTACGGCGACTTCAGCTTCAGCGGCCAGCCGACGTGGCTGCGGCTGTTCAGCATCGTGCTGATGTTCGCGGGCATCACCACCACCGCGGTGCTGGTGGCCTTCGTCGCCGACCTGTTGCTCTCGCGCCGGATGGCGTACTCGGCGGGCCGGCGCAAGGTGCGCGAGCTGCAGAACCACATGATCGTCGTCGGGCTGGGTTCCTTCGGCGTCCGGGTCGCCTCGGATCTCAAGGCCGCAGGCCACGACGTCGCCGTCGTCGAACTCAATGACGAGAACCGCTATCTCTCCGCCGCCGCCGACATGGGGATCCCGGTGATCTTCGGCGACGCGACGCTCCCGTCGACGCTGGAATCGGCGCGTATCCACGACGCGGTGGCGGTGGCGGTGCTGACCGACGACGACATGGTCAACATCGAGACGGCCATCGTGTCCCGGGAACGGTGCAAGGACCGGCCGTTCTACGTGCCGGTGGTGCTGCGGGTGTTCGATCGCGCACTCGGCGCCGCGGTGGCGCACCGGTTCCGGTTCGCGAACGTGCTGTCCACGGTCGAATTGGCGGCGCCGTGGTTCATCGGCGCGGCGCTCGGGCTGACCGTGTTCGGCACCTTCTCGGTGGGCCAGGCGTCGTTCATGGTGGGCGGCGTGCGGGTGGGGGCCCGCAGCGAGCTCGACGGTATCCGGATGGCCGAGTTGTCGACGCAGACCCGCGTCGTCGCGATCGTGGGCCGCGACGGCGCGCGGGAGCTGCATCCGCGCCGCGACTCCCAGCTACGCGCCGGTGACATCGCCTACCTGGTGGGCCCCTATCGCGAACTGCTCGACACGCTGCGCAAGGGGCAGGGCAGCAGCGCGGCGTCGGCCCTGAACTGA
- a CDS encoding LLM class flavin-dependent oxidoreductase, whose translation MTMPVMEAALDRATLRDWARLIDEGPFSSLCWGERIAFDNPESLTLLGALSAWTDRVRLVTTVVIPQLHDPVMLAKAMATGDMLSGGRLTVGIGVGGRHEDYRAVGADPATQTMREMADRVAVMRRVWAGEKVSESTLPVGPPPVQHGGPELLVGTTGPKTLRSAAGWADGLAGITLDLDAGAQNELFDVARDAWREAGRNAPHLATSFWFAVGEGGAPREQVHRHLLRYMNWIPSEIVDAMAPTTGWAGTQDDLRAVLARFADIGTDEIHLIPTSSDLEQVRRVAEVVADLG comes from the coding sequence ATGACGATGCCGGTGATGGAAGCCGCCCTGGACCGCGCGACGCTGCGCGACTGGGCCCGGCTGATCGACGAGGGTCCGTTCTCGTCGCTGTGCTGGGGTGAGCGGATCGCGTTCGACAATCCCGAGAGCCTGACGCTGCTGGGCGCCCTGTCCGCGTGGACGGACCGGGTGCGGCTGGTCACCACCGTGGTCATCCCGCAACTGCACGACCCGGTGATGCTCGCCAAGGCGATGGCCACCGGCGACATGCTCAGTGGGGGGCGTCTGACCGTCGGCATCGGCGTGGGCGGGCGGCACGAGGACTACCGTGCCGTCGGCGCCGATCCGGCGACGCAGACCATGCGCGAGATGGCCGACAGGGTCGCGGTGATGCGTCGGGTGTGGGCGGGGGAGAAGGTCTCCGAGTCGACGCTGCCGGTGGGGCCGCCGCCGGTCCAGCACGGCGGGCCCGAATTGCTGGTCGGCACAACGGGTCCCAAGACTCTGCGCAGCGCGGCGGGGTGGGCCGACGGGCTGGCCGGCATCACGCTGGACCTCGACGCCGGCGCCCAGAACGAGTTGTTCGACGTGGCGCGTGACGCGTGGCGCGAGGCGGGCAGGAATGCGCCGCACCTCGCGACCTCCTTCTGGTTCGCCGTGGGCGAGGGCGGTGCACCGCGCGAGCAGGTGCACCGTCACCTGCTGCGCTACATGAACTGGATCCCGTCCGAGATCGTCGACGCGATGGCGCCGACGACGGGGTGGGCCGGCACCCAGGACGACTTGCGTGCGGTGCTGGCCCGATTCGCCGACATCGGCACCGACGAGATCCACCTGATCCCGACCAGCAGCGATCTGGAGCAGGTCCGCCGGGTCGCCGAGGTGGTCGCCGACCTCGGGTGA